The Terriglobia bacterium genome segment CCGCGTGAGGAGTGCCCACAACGATCCGGCACATTAAGGAATCGGGTAATGAACACCCAAATCTCAGAATTCAGAGGCTTTCGGAGGCGAAAAATGATGCGCGCTTTACTAATCTGTGCCGTGCTGATCGGTACTTTAGGCCAAGCTGTTGCGGTCCAGGAAAAGCAGACCACCACCGCCAATGCTGCCTGCACGTTCCAGGACGGCAAAGAAATGAGTGTCCGATATAACCCGGCATCCTTCGACAAAAACAAAGATGACCGTTTCTCAGAGCGCCAGATGTTTTTGTTTACCCAAACTCCTCTCACCATAGGTGACAAGAGATCCCGGCCGGTGCGTCTAGTCTGTACTTGATGCAAAAGGGGAAAACGTGGACCCTCATCATTAACAAGAACGTAATGCCGGACACTAAGTATGATGAGAAGCAGGATTTAGCGAGGGTTTCAATGCAGCTTGGAGAGGTCGACTCAGACGCAAAACAACTTGAAATTCTCTTCGCTCATGGAGCGCCGAAGCAGTGTAATTTACGGGTTTATCAAGGACACACAGGCGCATGGGTTGAATTCA includes the following:
- a CDS encoding DUF3575 domain-containing protein codes for the protein MNTQISEFRGFRRRKMMRALLICAVLIGTLGQAVAVQEKQTTTANAACTFQDGKEMSVRYNPASFDKNKDDRFSERQMFLFTQTPLTIGDKRSRPVRLVCT
- a CDS encoding DUF2911 domain-containing protein, coding for MMQKGKTWTLIINKNVMPDTKYDEKQDLARVSMQLGEVDSDAKQLEILFAHGAPKQCNLRVYQGHTGAWVEFKEAAPSK